In Miscanthus floridulus cultivar M001 chromosome 5, ASM1932011v1, whole genome shotgun sequence, one genomic interval encodes:
- the LOC136450454 gene encoding MACPF domain-containing protein CAD1-like, protein MSLAGSALEAALQAMGRGLDAAGDHRLLYCKGAGRLVALEEDRARDLPLPDGGVLPSVPPDVEVEQCRIEPQRIRNIPHGPGSAVADAPFVCSFDKMAEYFNGKSGLSETVPLGSFNSLFSFTGSWKNDAAATKALAIDGYSLPLFRVKIRSSELTLLEGVKRAIPNVWDPSALASFIENYGTHIIISVTVGGKDEVYIKQHSSSQLSELEFKNYVREIGRERFSDVQNKSNATPINYSEKDMTVIFRRRGGCDLVQSFSDWKGTVASAPDVIGMTFLSIVSLVDDIPGKKHLARAVELYLTYKPPIEELQYFLDFQVPLVWAPAPPGIAGHHRKEPVCPSLQFSLMGPKLFISTEQISVGRRPVVGLKLLLEGAKQNRLAIHLQHLGSLPKIFLPHWDSHITIGPPKWQGPEEQDSRWFEPIKWKNFAHVSTAPIEYTETNITDLSGVYIVTGAQLGVWDFGAKSVLHLKLLFSRVPGCTIRRSVWDHGPSSSSIHKTDESSSSSSDNAKLLKIVDMTETLKGPQDAPGHWLITGAKLGVEKGRIVVRAKYSLLNY, encoded by the exons ATGAGCCTCGCGGGCTCCGCCCTGGAGGCGGCGCTACAGGCGATGGGGCGCGGCCTCGACGCAGCTGGAGACCACCGGCTGCTCTACTGCAAGGGAGCCGGAAGGCTCGTGGCGCTCGAGGAGGACCGTGCGCGGGATCTCCCTCTCCCCGACGGCGGCGTCCTCCCGAGCGTGCCCCCCGACGTCGAGGTCGAGCAGTGCCGCATAGAGCCCCAGCGCATCCGCAACATCCCCCACGGCCCAGGCTCCGCCGTAGCGGACGCGCCCTTCGTCTGCAGCTTCGATAAG ATGGCTGAGTATTTCAACGGCAAGTCAGGCTTGTCCGAGACAGTACCTCTGGGTTCCTTTAACTCTCTGTTCAGCTTCACCGGTTCATGGAAGAATGATGCGGCGGCCACGAAGGCCCTTGCGATTGATGGCTATTCTCTGCCTCTGTTTCGAGTGAAAATTAGGAGTTCTGAACTGACGCTGCTTGAGGGCGTTAAGCGCGCAATCCCAAATGTTTGGGATCCATCAGCATTGGCTAG CTTTATTGAGAATTACGGTACCCATATTATTATCTCTGTTACGGTTGGTGGTAAGGATGAGGTATACATTAAGCAGCATTCATCGTCCCAATTGTCAGAGCTGGAGTTCAAAAATTATGTGAGGGAAATTGGGAGGGAAAGATTCTCAGATGTGCAAAATAAGTCAAATGCAACTCCTATCAATTACAGTGAGAAG GATATGACAGTAatattcagaaggaggggtggttGTGATCTTGTTCAAAGTTTTAGTGATTGGAAAGGAACTGTTGCCTCAGCACCAGATGTCATAGGCATGACCTTTCTCTCAATTGTCTCTCTTGTTGACGATATACCAGGAAAGAAGCACCTTGCTCGTGCAGTTGAGCTATACTTGACCT ACAAACCTCCAATTGAAGAATTACAGTACTTCTTAGATTTTCAAGTCCCACTAGTTTGGGCTCCAGCTCCACCAGGTATTGCTGGTCACCACAGGAAGGAACCTGTCTGCCCATCGCTTCAGTTTAGCTTAATGGGCCCAAAGCTCTTCATTAGCACAGAACAG ATCTCTGTTGGGCGTCGACCAGTTGTTGGCCTCAAACTGCTCTTGGAAGGAGCCAAACAGAATCGTCTGGCTATTCATTTGCAGCACCTTGGATCATTACCAAAGATATTCCTACCTCATTGGGACTCCCATATTACCATTGGACCTCCAAAATGGCAAGGCCCTGAAGAACAGGACAGCCGATGGTTTGAGCCAATCAAATGGAAGAACTTTGCTCATGTTAGCACAGCACCAATAGAGTACACTGAAACAAATATTACAGACCTATCTGGTGTTTATATTGTTACAGGAGCACAGTTGGGAGTGTGGGATTTTGGTGCAAAGAGTGTTCTCCACCTTAAACTTTTGTTCTCCAGGGTTCCTGGGTGCACAATTAGAAGATCAGTGTGGGACCACGGCCCATCAAGTTCCTCAATTCATAAAACAGACGAATCTTCATCGTCCTCAAGTGATAATGCTAAACTTCTGAAGATCGTTGACATGACAGAAACATTGAAGGGCCCACAAGACGCGCCTGGCCACTGGCTGATCACAGGTGCTAAGTTGGGTGTCGAGAAAGGCAGGATTGTTGTGCGTGCAAAGTACTCCTTATTGAATTATTAA
- the LOC136455103 gene encoding protein NRT1/ PTR FAMILY 4.3-like has translation MPRLLASHLMDLSRCLKLTSFRFPCNFANRIRDLYRNEHEEMSKASEANGKADSISMVETRAVGGNTYEVVEGKVDWRGRPALRGRHGGLGNSFFILVNFGLESMATLSLAVNLMIYFLGVMHMNLEDSSNLLTNYMGTSYMIAVLISVFADVFIGRYMTVILSSVVELVGLLLLMLQARSDRLKPPPCDPRKPLTCQRVHGDNEVHLYLALYLIALGSGGIKAALPAHCADQFDAKHPKEKLQMSSCFNYLLLSLCTGGAISVTVFVWMQEFKGYAEGFAAATGVMGLAVIVFIAGLPRYRIATVQGSSALKEIFQVYVAAIRNRKQQLPEDPDELYEISRNKASPDTEFVAHRDRPFRFLDRAAIVQTDMDAAANPWRQCRVTQVEHAKTVLAMVPIFCSAIIMGTCLAQLQTFSMVQGSTMDTALGPHFKMPVASIPIIPLVFLIFAVPIYEKLFVPFARRLTGIPTGITYLKRVGVGLVLSIISMVIAAVVEVKRKKVAERNSMLDMIPGLQHLPMSCFWLAPQFAVFGIADMFTYVGLMEFFYSQAPAALKSMSSSFLWCSLSLGYFMSTIIVKAVNEATRRSTASGGWLAGNINMNRNHLDLFFWLLAVLSTLNLFNYLFWASWYNYKPQEKALAAEEQQQQV, from the exons ATGCCGCGTCTTTTGGCATCTCATCTGATGGACCTCAGCAGATGCTTGAAGTTGACTTCCTTTCGCTTTCCCTGCAATTTTGCAAATCGTATCCGGGACCTTTACAGAAAC GAACACGAGGAAATGAGCAAAGCATCTGAAGCCAACGGCAAGGCAGACTCCATCTCCATG GTGGAGACACGTGCTGTTGGAGGAAATACGTATGAAGTCGTTGAAGGGAAGGTTGATTGGCGGGGAAGACCTGCATTGCGAGGACGCCATGGTGGTTTGGGCAATAGTTTCTTCATTCTTG TCAATTTCGGACTTGAGAGCATGGCCACCTTGTCTCTGGCCGTGAACCTCATGATCTACTTCCTGGGCGTCATGCACATGAACCTTGAAGACTCCTCAAACCTGCTGACCAACTACATGGGCACCAGCTACATGATCGCCGTGCTCATCTCCGTCTTCGCTGACGTCTTCATCGGCCGATACATGACTGTGATCCTATCATCAGTGGTTGAGCTCGTG GGGCTCCTGCTGCTGATGCTGCAGGCGCGCTCCGACCGGCTGAAGCCTCCCCCGTGCGACCCCAGAAAGCCGCTGACGTGCCAGCGGGTGCACGGCGACAACGAGGTGCACCTCTACCTGGCGCTGTACCTCATCGCGCTCGGCTCGGGAGGCATCAAGGCGGCCCTGCCGGCGCACTGCGCCGACCAGTTCGACGCCAAGCACCCCAAGGAGAAGCTGCAGATGTCCAGCTGCTTCAACTACCTGCTGCTTAGCCTCTGCACCGGCGGCGCCATCAGCGTCACGGTGTTCGTGTGGATGCAGGAATTCAAAGGATATGCAGAGGGGTTCGCCGCCGCCACGGGCGTTATGGGCCTCGCCGTCATCGTCTTCATCGCTGGCCTGCCGAGGTACCGCATCGCCACCGTGCAGGGAAGCAGTGCGCTAAAGGAGATCTTCCAG GTGTACGTCGCTGCAATCAGGAACAGGAAACAGCAGCTCCCTGAGGACCCCGACGAGCTGTACGAGATCAGCAGGAACAAGGCTTCGCCTGACACGGAGTTCGTGGCGCACAGGGATAGGCCGTTCAG ATTCCTGGACAGGGCGGCCATAGTTCAGACAGACATGGACGCGGCGGCGAACCCGTGGCGTCAGTGCCGGGTGACGCAGGTGGAGCACGCCAAGACGGTGCTGGCCATGGTGCCCATCTTCTGCAGCGCCATCATCATGGGCACCTGCCTCGCGCAGCTGCAGACCTTCTCCATGGTGCAAGGCAGCACGATGGACACGGCGCTCGGACCGCATTTCAAGATGCCGGTGGCTTCCATACCCATCATCCCGCTCGTCTTCCTCATCTTCGCCGTCCCCATCTACGAGAAGCTCTTCGTGCCCTTCGCGCGCCGCCTGACGGGCATCCCCACCGGGATCACGTACCTGAAGCGCGTGGGCGTCGGCCTCGTGCTCTCCATCATCTCCATGGTCATCGCCGCCGTCGTGGAGGTGAAGCGCAAGAAGGTGGCCGAGAGGAACAGCATGCTGGACATGATTCCCGGGCTCCAACATCTGCCCATGTCCTGCTTCTGGCTGGCGCCGCAGTTCGCCGTGTTCGGCATCGCCGACATGTTCACCTACGTCGGCCTCATGGAGTTCTTCTACTCGCAGGCGCCTGCGGCGCTCAAGTCCATGTCGTCCTCGTTCCTGTGGTGCTCCCTTTCGCTGGGCTACTTCATGAGCACCATCATCGTGAAGGCCGTCAACGAGGCCACCAGAAGGTCCACGGCGAGCGGCGGATGGCTCGCCGGCAACATCAACATGAACCGCAACCACCTCGACCTCTTCTTCTGGCTGCTTGCCGTGCTTAGCACCCTCAACCTTTTCAACTACCTATTCTGGGCAAGTTGGTACAACTACAAGCCTCAGGAAAAGGCGCTCGCCGCCGAGGAGCAGCAACAGCAAGTGTGA
- the LOC136452975 gene encoding oil body-associated protein 2A — translation MASSDGKPLPTPASAGGAGGAAPPGQPTTVASKVLDMGAAAMQFLRPVKQVKQHVCTFALYAHDPKRQVETHHYVSRLNQDFLQCAVYDSDRADARLIGVEYIVSRKIFESLPAEEQRLWHSHAHEIKSGLWTSPHVPTPLEKAELDHLATTFGKFWCTWQVDRGDRLPLGAPALMVSPQADPAATVRPDLVRKRDDRYGFSTEELRAARFDVEAPAEEHPGKADYWLRHRKGFAVDVVPHEMKRHAPFP, via the exons ATGGCgtccagcgacgggaagccactGCCAACCCCGGCCTCTgcgggcggcgccggcggcgccgcGCCGCCGGGGCAGCCGACCACGGTGGCGTCCAAGGTGCTGGACATGGGCGCGGCGGCGATGCAGTTTCTGCGCCCCGTGAAGCAGGTGAAGCAGCACGTGTGCACGTTCGCGCTGTACGCGCACGACCCGAAACGGCAGGTGGAGACGCACCACTACGTCTCCCGCCTCAACCAGGACTTCCTCCAGTGCGCCGTCTACGACTCCGACAGAGCCGACGCGCGCCTCATCG GCGTGGAGTACATCGTGTCGAGGAAGATCTTCGAGTCGCTGCCGGCGGAGGAGCAGCGGCTGTGGCACTCGCACGCGCACGAGATCAAGTCCGGCCTGTGGACGAGTCCGCACGTGCCGACGCCGCTGGAGAAGGCGGAACTGGACCACCTGGCCACCACGTTCGGCAAGTTCTGGTGCACCTGGCAGGTGGACCGCGGCGACCGCCTGCCGCTGGGCGCCCCCGCGCTGATGGTGTCCCCGCAGGCCGACCCCGCCGCCACCGTGCGCCCCGACCTGGTCCGGAAGCGAGACGACAGGTACGGCTTCTCCACGGAGGAGCTCCGCGCTGCTAGGTTCGACGTCGAGGCGCCCGCCGAGGAACACCCGGGGAAGGCCGACTACTGGCTCCGCCACCGCAAGGGGTTCGCGGTGGACGTCGTGCCGCACGAGATGAAGCGTCACGCGCCGTTCCCGTGA